In one Umezawaea sp. Da 62-37 genomic region, the following are encoded:
- a CDS encoding MFS transporter — translation MDHATRGWRWFVAESPRPRRIAAWPGAPRLVIATVCFGAFMGQFDASIVTLAFPALAGHFGAPPAAVEWVSLSYLLALVALLAAVGRLADVIGRKLVYVYGFAVFTAASAACALAPDLTTLVVFRVVQGIGAAMLQANSVALVVACVPRDRMRAALGVQAAAQALGLALGPTAGGLLVGVLGWRSVFAINIPIGLVAVVAGHYLLPRTVDRAEPGRFDLPGTLLLGTATTAALLALSGVSGLAVPVPPLLALAVAATAALWWWERRASAPLLDLALLRRAPISRGLLGALCGYLVLFGPLVAVPFASTGSPVATGLTLTALPAGFALAATLGPRLLPRRWSTARAGAWLAAAATLLPVLVPGALVPALALLGFGLGVFTPANNAAVMAALPAGQAGLGGGLVNTTRGLGTALGIAISTFVLHTGGAHALRTTFAVLAVVGIVSALSTPVLRTGDRTGGR, via the coding sequence ATGGATCACGCGACGCGCGGCTGGCGGTGGTTCGTCGCGGAGTCACCACGTCCGCGGCGGATCGCGGCCTGGCCCGGCGCGCCCCGGCTGGTGATCGCGACGGTGTGCTTCGGCGCGTTCATGGGCCAGTTCGACGCGAGCATCGTCACGCTCGCGTTCCCCGCGCTGGCCGGGCACTTCGGCGCGCCGCCCGCGGCCGTGGAGTGGGTCTCGCTGTCCTACCTGCTGGCGCTCGTGGCGCTGCTGGCCGCCGTCGGGCGACTGGCGGACGTGATCGGCCGCAAGCTCGTCTACGTCTACGGGTTCGCCGTCTTCACCGCGGCGTCCGCCGCCTGCGCGCTCGCGCCGGACCTGACCACGCTGGTCGTGTTCCGGGTCGTGCAGGGCATCGGCGCGGCGATGCTCCAGGCCAACAGCGTGGCGCTGGTCGTGGCCTGCGTGCCGCGCGACCGGATGCGCGCCGCGCTGGGCGTGCAGGCGGCGGCGCAGGCGCTCGGGCTGGCGTTGGGACCGACCGCGGGCGGCCTGCTCGTCGGCGTGCTGGGCTGGCGCTCGGTGTTCGCCATCAACATCCCGATCGGCCTGGTGGCCGTGGTCGCGGGCCACTACCTGCTGCCGCGCACCGTCGACCGCGCCGAGCCCGGCCGGTTCGACCTGCCGGGCACGCTGCTGCTCGGCACGGCCACCACCGCCGCGCTGCTCGCGCTGTCCGGGGTGTCCGGTCTCGCCGTGCCGGTGCCGCCGCTGCTGGCGCTGGCGGTCGCGGCGACGGCGGCGCTGTGGTGGTGGGAGCGGCGGGCCAGCGCGCCGCTGCTCGACCTCGCGCTGCTGCGGCGGGCGCCGATCAGCCGCGGCCTGCTAGGCGCGCTGTGCGGCTACCTGGTGCTGTTCGGACCACTGGTAGCGGTTCCGTTCGCGAGCACCGGGTCGCCGGTGGCCACCGGGCTGACGCTCACCGCCCTGCCCGCCGGGTTCGCCCTCGCGGCGACGCTCGGCCCGCGGCTGCTCCCCCGCCGGTGGTCGACCGCGCGGGCGGGCGCCTGGCTCGCCGCGGCGGCCACGCTGCTGCCGGTGCTCGTGCCCGGCGCGCTGGTGCCCGCGTTGGCGCTGCTGGGGTTCGGGCTCGGCGTCTTCACCCCGGCCAACAACGCGGCGGTCATGGCGGCCCTTCCCGCCGGGCAGGCGGGTCTGGGTGGCGGCCTGGTCAACACCACCCGCGGCCTCGGCACGGCGCTGGGAATCGCGATCAGCACGTTCGTCCTGCACACTGGCGGTGCCCATGCACTGCGCACGACGTTCGCCGTCCTGGCCGTGGTCGGGATCGTGTCCGCATTGTCAACACCGGTACTCCGAACCGGCGACCGGACCGGCGGTCGGTAA
- a CDS encoding MarR family winged helix-turn-helix transcriptional regulator, whose translation MSEEARTLTDVVTRLRRALRTSIRSDWPWESLPMAQIELLQTLAERPPMRVGDLAAELRLAPNTVSGLVGQLIDSGLVSRAGDPADRRVARLSVTAQGHDQLAVWQSAHEKRIGAALDKLDVRERADVVRALSALDHLVDHLR comes from the coding sequence ATGTCAGAAGAGGCCCGGACGCTCACCGACGTGGTGACCCGGCTGCGCAGGGCGTTGCGGACGAGCATCCGATCCGACTGGCCGTGGGAGTCGCTCCCGATGGCCCAGATCGAACTGCTCCAGACGCTCGCCGAACGGCCGCCCATGAGGGTCGGCGACCTGGCCGCCGAGCTGCGGCTGGCCCCGAACACGGTCAGCGGACTGGTCGGCCAGCTCATCGACTCGGGCCTCGTCTCCCGCGCGGGCGACCCCGCCGACCGCAGGGTCGCGCGGCTGTCGGTGACCGCGCAGGGGCACGACCAGTTGGCCGTGTGGCAGAGCGCGCACGAGAAGCGCATCGGCGCCGCGCTGGACAAGCTGGACGTCCGGGAGCGCGCCGACGTGGTCCGCGCGCTGAGCGCCCTCGACCACCTGGTGGACCACCTGCGCTGA
- a CDS encoding SgcJ/EcaC family oxidoreductase → MSELLDTTRTLSYWPEVGEISALFGDWNAALATGDPYLVADRYTPDAVLLATMSPDVRVDRAGIVDYFASFMLARPLAVVKRSFVRVLRSTEAIDSGLCRFTMKQDGHTVAMDARFTFVYEKIDGKWMIVTHHSSAVPPEAF, encoded by the coding sequence ATGAGCGAACTGCTGGACACCACTCGCACCCTCTCCTACTGGCCCGAGGTGGGGGAGATCTCCGCCCTGTTCGGCGACTGGAACGCGGCGCTGGCCACCGGCGACCCGTACCTCGTCGCCGACCGGTACACGCCGGACGCCGTGCTGCTGGCCACGATGTCGCCCGACGTGCGCGTCGACCGCGCGGGCATCGTCGACTACTTCGCGAGCTTCATGCTGGCCAGACCGCTCGCCGTGGTGAAGAGGTCGTTCGTCCGGGTGCTGAGGTCGACCGAGGCCATCGACTCCGGCCTCTGCCGCTTCACCATGAAGCAGGACGGGCACACGGTCGCCATGGACGCCCGCTTCACCTTCGTCTACGAGAAGATCGACGGGAAGTGGATGATCGTGACCCACCACTCCTCCGCCGTGCCGCCGGAGGCCTTCTGA
- a CDS encoding CrcB family protein, with protein MPFRVLGAVACGGALGALARYGLGIAFPYGPWTILVVNATGCLLIGVLMGLTEDALLRAFLGTGVLGGYTTFSTYVVDFQRFASQGRPGVAMAYLAGTLVTALVAVATGAAVARRVRR; from the coding sequence ATGCCTTTCCGGGTGCTCGGCGCCGTCGCGTGCGGCGGGGCGCTCGGGGCGCTGGCCCGCTACGGGCTCGGCATCGCCTTCCCGTACGGACCGTGGACCATCCTCGTGGTCAACGCCACCGGCTGCCTGCTCATCGGCGTGCTGATGGGGCTGACCGAGGACGCGCTGCTCCGGGCGTTCCTCGGGACCGGCGTGCTGGGCGGGTACACGACGTTCTCCACCTACGTCGTCGACTTCCAGCGGTTCGCGTCCCAGGGACGGCCCGGCGTCGCCATGGCCTACCTCGCGGGCACCCTGGTCACGGCACTGGTCGCCGTGGCCACGGGCGCCGCCGTCGCCCGCCGGGTCCGCCGGTGA
- the crcB gene encoding fluoride efflux transporter CrcB: MTALAVVLGAAVGAPLRYLIGRALNGRFPHGTLVANATGSALLGFLVALPADSTTLALLGTGFCGALTTYSTFSLETLRLIEDRRHGTALLNITASLALGLAAAYAGMGLATTFG; this comes from the coding sequence GTGACCGCGCTCGCGGTCGTCCTGGGCGCCGCCGTCGGCGCGCCCCTGCGCTACCTGATCGGCCGCGCCCTCAACGGCCGGTTCCCCCACGGCACCCTGGTCGCCAACGCCACCGGCTCCGCCCTGCTCGGCTTCCTCGTCGCCCTGCCCGCCGACAGCACCACCCTCGCCCTGCTGGGCACCGGCTTCTGCGGCGCGCTCACGACCTACTCGACCTTCAGCCTGGAAACCCTCCGGCTGATCGAGGACCGCAGGCACGGGACAGCGCTGCTGAACATCACCGCCAGCCTCGCCCTCGGCCTGGCCGCCGCCTACGCGGGCATGGGCCTCGCTACGACGTTCGGGTAA